In Dryocola sp. LX212, the genomic stretch CACGTCTTCCAGGCGCAGCGCTTCTTCGTCAAACACTTCAACAAAGACGCGGCCAATGGTTTTACGTTTTGCTTCAGGCTCATCGATGCCCGCCAGCTGGGAAAGGAAACGCTCTTCCGCAGGCACGTGAACGATGTTCAGGCCGAAGTGGTCACCGAACATTTCCATGACCTGCTCGGCTTCGTTCAGGCGCAGCAGGCCGTTATCCACGAATACGCAGGTCAGGCGATCGCCAATGGCGCGGTGCAGCAGCATAGCGGTTACGGAAGAATCCACGCCGCCGGACAGGCCGAGAATCACCTTGTCGTTACCCACCTGCTCGCGCAGACGAACAATGGCATCTTCGATGATTTTTGCCGGCGTCCACAGCGCTTCGCAGCCGCAAATATCCAGAACAAAACGCTCCAGCAGGCGCTGTCCCTGACGGGTGTGGGTGACTTCCGGATGGAACTGAACGCCGTAGAAACGCTTCTCTTCGTTGGCCATAATGGCGAACGGGCAGGTTTCGGTGCTGGCAACGGTCACGAAGTCAGACGGGATGGCCGTGACCTTGTCGCCGTGGCTCATCCAGACGTCCAGCAGGGGTTTACCGGCTGCGCTCAGGGAATCTTCGATACCGCGCACCAGCGCGCTGTCGGTTTTAACTTCAACCTGCGCATAACCAAATTCACGCTCGTTAGAGGCTTCTACATGGCCGCCAAGCTGCATCGCCATGGTCTGCATGCCGTAGCACACGCCGAATACCGGGACGCCTGCGGTAAATACATATTCCGGCGCACGCGGGCTATTTTGCTCGGTGGTGCTTTCCGGGCCGCCGGAAAGAATAATGCCGCTTGGGTTGAATTCACGGATTTGTGCTTCAGTGACATCCCACGCCCACAGCTCACAGTAAACGCCCAGCTCACGCACGCGTCGCGCTACCAGCTGGGT encodes the following:
- the guaA gene encoding glutamine-hydrolyzing GMP synthase; the encoded protein is MTENIHKHRILILDFGSQYTQLVARRVRELGVYCELWAWDVTEAQIREFNPSGIILSGGPESTTEQNSPRAPEYVFTAGVPVFGVCYGMQTMAMQLGGHVEASNEREFGYAQVEVKTDSALVRGIEDSLSAAGKPLLDVWMSHGDKVTAIPSDFVTVASTETCPFAIMANEEKRFYGVQFHPEVTHTRQGQRLLERFVLDICGCEALWTPAKIIEDAIVRLREQVGNDKVILGLSGGVDSSVTAMLLHRAIGDRLTCVFVDNGLLRLNEAEQVMEMFGDHFGLNIVHVPAEERFLSQLAGIDEPEAKRKTIGRVFVEVFDEEALRLEDVKWLAQGTIYPDVIESAASATGKAHVIKSHHNVGGLPKEMKMGLVEPLKELFKDEVRKIGLELGLPYDMLYRHPFPGPGLGVRVLGEVKKEYCDLLRRADAIFIEELHKADLYNKVSQAFTVFLPVRSVGVMGDGRKYDWVVSLRAVETIDFMTAHWAHLPYDFLGRVSNRIINEVNGISRVVYDISGKPPATIEWE